A single Lolium perenne isolate Kyuss_39 chromosome 6, Kyuss_2.0, whole genome shotgun sequence DNA region contains:
- the LOC127329041 gene encoding QWRF motif-containing protein 7-like: MDRTPLHPMASPQCVPRSPSSASRAAPAFSTANFVRSLRKAASFGYTKTGAAGVVDAVGTTRRHGADAAVMMSSPCRSSPQRGYATRRRRSTGEPEDVGRRSVVVPRKMATTRSSREEDAAHRARVLAARLLQWRFTNARLEKAMARVPPPPSANMFYVCLRVAELRNIHAAKMIVAQRWRLKVKLGRILRTHQLPLLGTWEPVGKLHAGAVLELGRVLSAAAASLPLTDGAQVRLELLHETILAYVRAMDEIEANAVMFYATVQEVSLRADLIQARPKID, translated from the exons ATGGACAGAACCCCGCTCCACCCAATGGCGTCCCCTCAGTGCGTTCCACGCAGCCCCAGCTCCGCGtcccgggccgcgccggccttCTCCACCGCCAACTTCGTGCGCTCCCTCCGCAAGGCAGCATCCTTCGGCTACACGAAGACCGGTGCCGCCGGTGTCGTCGACGCCGTGGGCACAACGCGACGACACGGCGCGGATGCCGCGGTGATGATGTCATCCCCATGCAGGTCGTCTCCTCAGCGGGGCTACGCtacgaggcggaggcggagcaCCGGGGAGCCGGAGGACGTCGGGAGAAGATCGGTCGTCGTGCCCAGGAAGATGGCGACTACGCGTAGCAGCAGAGAGGAGGACGCGGCGCACCGGGCGCGCGTGCTCGCCGCGCGGCTCCTGCAGTGGCGGTTCACAAACGCCCGGCTGGAGAAGGCCATGGCCCGCGTACCTCCGCCGCCCAG TGCTAACATGTTCTACGTGTGCCTGCGCGTGGCTGAGCTGCGCAACATCCACGCGGCCAAGATGATCGTGGCGCAGCGGTGGCGGCTGAAGGTTAAGCTTGGAAGGATCCTGCGCACGCATCAGCTCCCCCTCCTCGGGACATGGGAGCCCGTCGGGAAGTTGCACGCTGGCGCCGTCCTGGAACTCGGCCGCGTCCTTTCCGCCGCAGCCGCCTCCCTCCCCTTAACCGACGGAGCACAA GTCAGGCTGGAGCTGTTGCACGAAACCATCCTCGCTTACGTACGCGCCATGGATGAGATCGAAGCCAATGCCGTCATGTTCTATGCTACG GTTCAGGAAGTGAGCCTTCGAGCAGATTTAATACAAGCAAGGCCCAAGATTGACTAG